One region of Trichoderma breve strain T069 chromosome 7 map unlocalized scaffold00007, whole genome shotgun sequence genomic DNA includes:
- a CDS encoding calcium-dependent channel, 7TM region, putative phosphate domain-containing protein, with amino-acid sequence MFGDNLTEKCDGKDYIPPASKTVRDLEVQLALSLILGVGAFIAFCILRPRWPTLYAARKRRLDPRFGPPPLTDSFFGWIPRLYKVSEQQILASAGLDAFVFLTFFKMATRIFAIMAFFAVVVLWPINYSYRNFQPLWGGDDTIPDDEDDMDLYKPIGLPLGSAYLGMAGDGLEKDRSRERAFLWAYVFFTYFFVGLTIYFINKETFRIIGYRQDYLGSQSTITDRTFRLTGVPAAFRTEARIRALIEKLDIGKVENVSICRDWKALDKVVDERGQILHKLEVSWAQYRKRQRYSAANASNHRNGQTDSSRHNSHISQGDEEAGEDWRLLGDDSDQAHVTEGDRPQVSLRSGIFGLRSRRVDAIDYYEEKLRQMDDKVIEARKKDYNTTDMVLVTMDSVMSCQMVVQARIDPRPGRFLTKAAPSPSDIVWKNTYEPRGVRRIKAWTITLFITILTLVWIFPTAFLASWLSVCTIQRVVPSFSEWLEDHAVIHSLFRNGLPTLVISLLNVAVPYLYEFLSNRQGMISHVDVELSLISKNFFFTFFNTFFVFAVSRSGFNFWSVLQDFLKDTSKIPRAIAADVEDLSVFFISFIILQGIGLMPFRMLEVGSVFLFPINRFLAQTPRDYAALKKPPVFQYGFYLPTSLLVFNLCVIYSVLRWGFAILIFGTIYFSIGYFTFKHMLLYAMDQPQHATGGAWQIICYRIVIGLIVFEVVMVGEIASLAAFVQSVAIMPLIPFSIWYTYYFKRRYMPLMKYIALRAIRPEEGSGNEEAVVDEEDEGSTLDELKERDMTFTNPSLIVPLQQAWVYTDPPPIVMTDEESEDGTAEGSEDQPTLVLPNADSSLGIGDDNVWLSTSGRERR; translated from the exons ATGTTCGGGGACAATCTGACAGAAAAGTGCGACGGCAAGGACTACATCCCGCCGGCCTCCAAGACGGTGCGCGATCTTGAGGTGCAGCTGGCCctgtccttgatcttgggcGTTGGCGCCTTTATCGCATTCTGC ATTCTGCGCCCGCGATGGCCGACCTTATATGCTGCGCGCAAGAGGCGTCTCGATCCGAGATTTGGCCCGCCACCGCTGACCGACTCTTTCTTCGGATGGATCCCGAGGCTTTACAAGGTGTCTGAACAGCAGATTCTGGCGTCGGCTGGACTCGATGCGTTTGTT TTCTTGACCTTTTTCAAAATGGCCACCCGCATCTTTGCCATTATGGCCTTCTTTGCTGTTGTCGTCCTGTGGCCGATCAACTACAGCTATCGCAACTTTCAACCTCTGTGGGGAGGTGATGACACGATTcccgacgatgaagacgatatGGACCTTTACAAGCCCATTGGCTTGCCTCTGGGTTCCGCCTATCTGGGCATGGCAGGAGACGGGCTAGAGAAGGATAGGAGTCGAGAGAGGGCGTTTCTATGGGCCTACGTCTTTTTCACCTATTTTTTCGTGGGATTGACAATCTATTTCATCAACAAGGAGACGTTCCGCATCATTGGGTATAGGCAAGACTACCTGGGATCGCAGTCTACCATTACAGACCGAACGTTTCGCCTCACTGGCGTTCCAGCAGCTTTTAGAACCGAAGCGCGTATCCGAGCCCtcattgagaagctggacaTCGGCAAGGTCGAAAATGTATCGATTTGTCGAGATTGGAAGGCGCTTGACAAAGTCGTGGATGAAAGAGGCCAGATTCTTCATAAGCTTGAAGTCTCTTGGGCGCAATACCGGAAACGGCAGCGATATTCAGCCGCGAATGCTAGCAACCACCGAAATGGTCAGACAGATTCATCTCGACACAATTCACACATCAGCCAAGGAGATGAGGAGGCAGGCGAAGACTGGCGGCTCCTGGGAGACGACTCTGACCAAGCTCATGTCACCGAGGGCGATCGACCGCAGGTTTCACTACGATCTGGAATTTTTGGACTCCGAAGCCGCAGGGTCGACGCTATTGACTATTACGAGGAGAAGCTTCGACAGATGGACGACAAGGTTATCGAGGCTCGGAAGAAGGATTACAATACTACGGACATGGTCCTCGTCACCATGGACTCTGTCATGTCCTGCCAAATGGTCGTCCAGGCTCGGATTGACCCACGGCCAGGGCGATTCCTGACCAAAGCTGCGCCATCGCCCTCTGATATTGTGTGGAAGAACACGTATGAACCTCGTGGAGTGCGACGAATCAAGGCGTGGACGATTACTCTATTCATCACGATCCTCACGCTGGTCTGGATTTTCCCAACAGCATTTCTTGCTTCGTGGCTTAGCGTATGCACCATTCAGAGGGTCGtgccctccttctccgaGTGGCTCGAGGACCATGCTGTTATTCACTCGCTATTTCGAAACGGTCTGCCCACACTCGTGATTTCGTTGCTCAACGTTGCTGTTCCCTACCTCTACGAATTTCTATCCAATCGCCAGGGAATGATATCGCACGTAGACGTGGAGTTGTCGCTCATCTCCaaaaacttcttcttcaccttcttcaataccttcttcgtctttgctgTTTCGAGATCGGGATTTAACTTTTGGAGCGTGCTTCAGGACTTTCTCAAGGATACAAGCAAGATCCCTAGAGCTATCGCGGCTGATGTGGAAGACTTATCCGTCTTCTTTATCAGTTTTATCATCTTACAAGGTATTGGCCTGATGCCTTTCCGAATGTTGGAGGTCGGAAgtgtcttcctcttcccaatCAACCGCTTCCTGGCCCAAACTCCGCGAGACTATGCGGCGCTTAAGAAGCCACCAGTGTTTCAGTACGGATTTTATCTGCCTACCTCGTTGCTAGTTTTCAACCTTTGCGTCATCTATAGCGTTTTGAGATGGGGCTTCGCTATCCTGATCTTCGGAACGATCTATTTCTCGATTGGGTATTTCACATTCAAGCACATGCTCTTATATGCGATGGACCAACCGCAGCATGCAACTGGAGGCGCATGGCAGATTATCTGCTATCGCATTGTCATAGGGCTCATCGTCTTTGAGGTTGTCATGGTTGGGGAAATTGCATCTCTTGCCGCCTTTGTTCAGTCAGTGGCTATTATGCCTCTTATTCCCTTTTCGATTTGGTATACATATTATTTCAAGAGGCGATATATGCCCCTGATGAAATACATTGCTCTGCGAGCCATAAGACCCGAGGAAGGCTCTGGCAACGAGGAGGCTGtggtggatgaagaagacga AGGCAGCACATTGGATGAACTTAAGGAGAGAGACATGACATTCACCAACCCCAGTCTCATCGTGCC TCTACAGCAAGCGTGGGTCTACACTGACCCGCCTCCGATTGTGATGACCGACGAGGAGTCGGAAGATGGCACGGCAGAAGGGTCTGAAGACCAGCCAACATTGGTGCTGCCCAACGCAGACAGCTCTTTAGGCATCGGGGACGACAATGTGTGGTTGAGTACATCAGGGCGAGAGCGAAGATGA